In Paraburkholderia sp. PGU19, the sequence TCGAGGTCTCGTCTCGCCGCTTTTTCTCGGCGAAGACCAGCGCAACGTGGTGCTCGACGAACCGAGGGTGTTGCTGTGCGATATGAACATCTCGTCTATCCCGCAACTGCTGCCCATCCTCGAAGCCGTCATGGCAACAGACAAGCCGCTTTTCGTCATTGCCAACGAGATCGAAGGTGAAGCGCTCGCCACGCTCGTCGTCAACCATCTGCGCGGCACCTTCAAGTCCTGTGCGATCCGCTCGCCCGGCTTCGGCGAGAGCCGCACCGAGCAACTGGCGGATCTCGCTGCCCTGACGGGGGCGACCGTCGTTTCCGCGCAGACGGGACGCATGCTCGAAAACGCCACCCTGGAAGAGCTCGGTGCCGCGCGGCGCATCGAAATCACGCGCGACACGACGACCCTCGTGGCCGGCCATGGCGATCATGCGCGCGTCGCGGATCGCATCGCCGGACTGAAGAAGCGCATTGACGCAACAGCGGACGGATACGAGCGCGAGAACCTCAACCGGCGACTCGCCAAGCTTTCGGGCGGGGTCGCCGTGATCCGGGTCGGCGCCGCAACAGAAACCGCGCTGCGCGAACGGAAAAACCGCTTCGAAGATGCGCTTCATTCGACACGCGCCGCCGTCGAAGAAGGTTTCGTGCCGGGCGGAGGGGTCGCGCTGCTGCGCGCGCGCCGTGTGCTCGAACACTATGGCGACACACAGGCGCAGAAAATCGGCGCGCGGATCGTATTCGATGCACTTGCCTCGCCGCTGCGGCAGATCGCGCAAAACGCCGGCGCGGATGCTTTGGCCGTCGTCCATGCCGTCGCCGAAGCGAGCGACGCATTCGGCTACGATGCCGCTCACGGCGACTATGCCGACATGATCGAGCGCGGCATCGTCGATCCCGTCAAGGTGGCGCGCACCGCGTTGCAGAACGCCATTTCGGTGGCGTCGCTCCTGCTGACCACCGATTGCATGATCGTGCATCCGCCGAAGGACCGCACCGATCGCGCAGGTCGCGGCGACTGGAGCCGGGAGTTTGCATGAGAGCAGACGCGCGTGATGTGCAACCCGATGCGGGCCAGACGCACTGCGCGTAATCGTCGACCGGTGCCTCAACGCCACCGCGCGACAGGCAGATAACCGTTCCGGCTTGCAATCGCTATCGCGTTTTAACGGCTCGTACTGGCGCGATGCCGTTCCTGCAAGAGGAAGACAGGCCAACCCGCAACAGGAGGCACGCGTGACCCGATTATCCATACGCAGACCGACGACACGGCGCCCCCATTCAACGGATTCGGCGACGCTGCATGGCGCGAACCGCATTCGGGCCGCGCGGCGCCAGGTGCGTGGAGTCGACGCGGCGATGCAGCGAGCGAGCACCTATCGCCATCCTGCGGGCAGGATCACCCGAATAGAAACGCATATCTCGATCGTGTATCTCGCGGGCCGCTTCGCCTACAAGATCATCAAGCCCGTCTCGCCGGGATTCGCGGATTTCACGGCGGCAGAAGCAAGGCGAGCTTGCTGCGAAGCCCAGGTGCGGCTGAACAGACCGCTTGCGCGGGGACTTTACCTCGGCGTACTCCCGATCAAGCGCCGTGGACGCACGCTCACGCTCGAATCGAGGGGCCGCGCGGTCGAACACGCCGTCAAGATGCGCCGCTTCGATGAATCCGGGCTTTTTTCCAGTCTCGCCCGAAGCGGAACGCTGTCGCCGCGCGATGTCGATCGCGCGGCCAATAGACTTGCTGCCTGGCATCGGCATGCGCCGCGAGACGCGCCTCTCGCACGGTACGGCGGCGCCGCGCTGCTCATCGCGCAAGTCGACGCTGTCAATGCGTCCCTGCAGGCAGGCTACAACGAGCCGGCTCTGCGTGAAATCGCCGCCTGGTGCAGACAACAACTCGCGCAACGCGCGGACGCAATAAACAGGCGCCGTGCCAACGGCTTCGTGCGCGCCTGTCATGGCGACCTGCACCTCGACAACGTGATGCGCTGGCGCGGCGAGGTTTCCATGTTCGACTGCATCGACTTCGACGATGCGCTGCGCTGGATCGATATCGCCAATGACATTGCATTCCTTGTCATGGATCTGCGGGCGCGGGCAGGAACGCGTCTGTCGAACCGGCTGCTGAACCAATGGCTTGAGGCAACGGGCGACTATGCGGCACTCGATCTGATGCCGCTCTATGTCGCATATCGCGCTCTGGTTCGAGCGCTCGTGGCATATCTTTACAGCAAGAACGGTTTGCATCCGGAAGCCGCCGCCGCCGCGCGCGACGCCGCCCGCTACATAGAAACGGCTGCCGCCGAGTCAAGCAAGCCGCCGCCCGTCCTGCTGCTGTGCCATGGCTTTTCGGGTTCGGGCAAATCCGTCGCCAGCCAGGCACTGGCGGAGTCGAGCGGCGCAGTGTGTCTGTCGAGCGATGTCGAACGCAAGCGTCTGGAGTCCACACCCGCGGCAACTACCCGCCTGGACGCGACGCACTACACGCAAGTAGCACGACACGCCGTCTACAACCACCTGATCGGCCTCGCAACCTCTGTTCTACAGGCAGGCTACAGCGTGATCGTCGACGCGACTTTCCTCGAGCGTCGCCACCGCGACGCCTTTTTCTCGCTCGGGGAGCGCCTGGGCGTACCGACGCGCGTGCTGAATTTTCACGCCGCCCCCAACATCCTGGCAGAGCGCATCGTCACACGTCAGCGCAACCGTCGCGATGCATCCGACGCCGATACGTCCACGTTGTCGCTGCAACTCGCCACCGCCGAGCCGCTGACCTCGGCCGAAACGGCGCAGACCTTTGCCTTCGATACCAACGTTCCCGTGCAGGCCTTCGACGACCCAGCCTTCTGGAAACCGGTACTCGATCTGATGTCTTCGTCCGTCGCCGGACCTGCGTCCGCTGCGTCCGATATCTGCCGCATCAGATGCAAAAGCGAAAATAGCCGCTATGCAGCAGAACAGGATTCCCACCTACCTCGTTCAGCATCCGCCGGGCGGCAACCTCGATCTCATGACGATGCGCAGTGAACGCACCTATCAGGTCTTCTTCGCGCAACGACCTCGCGCCGAAATGATCCTCGAGCGCTTCGGCCGTAATCGCGCATTGCACGGATTGGCGATCGACGAGCGCGGGAAACGTCAACACCAGGTCGCGCGCGCAATAATCAGGGCGACAGGAAGGAAACGATATTTGCATGACAACGACTCCACGTGGAGCGCAAGGGCGCCACGCCAGATTAGCCCCACGCCTGCTGGTGGACTTGATGCACGTCAACGCCTGCGAGACCGTGATCACCGCGCACGGTTGACCTTCATCAACACGATCCGTGCGGCGCGTGCAACGATTGGGTTGCCGCCTTCAAGGTATCGAAGGCACATGTGTTCCGTATGCGGTTGGGGTGCAAAGATGACATTGCGGGTCGATCTGGATGGAGTGGGCAACATCTATCGCCTGTGCTTCGTCCGCGGGCCGTGGGCGTATTTCACCCGTATCAGTCTCGACAGACAATGGGGCGAAGGCTGGGACAAGGCGCCATATCAGTTTCATGCGCATCTGCCCTACGGCGACAGCACCGATCAGATTCTGAAGATCGCTTTCGACGGCCCGCTTTTCCCGCCCGAGGCCGGACTCAACGGTCATTCGCTAAGCGTGTTAGAACTCAATGCGGGCGCGTCGCCCTGGCTGCGCACTGAAAGCTATTTTCACGGCACGCAGATTCACATCATGGCAGGCGTCACGCTGCTGAGGTTCACCGAACTGATCGAGCTGGCGGGTGGAACCGTTTTCGCACCCATCGGCTGGGGCGAGTTGCCCGAAGCTTCCGTTCCCGTTTCCGAGAGGGCGACGTAATCGCAGTGCGATGCCACGAACGTTCGATGCAGCCATTGCCGACGGCGATCAGGAGTCGGAAACCAGACCTCCGCCCAGCGCCGCATAGAGTGCAACGGTGTCCTGCAGGCGCTGCGCGATGGCCTGCAGCCACGCAATCCGTGCCTGATGATACTGGCCATCGGCAACGAGTATCTGCAGATAGCCAACGGTCCCCGCGCGATACGCCTCCTTGATCAGCCGCAGCGCCTCGCCTGCGGCCTGAACTGCGCGGGTCTGCGCCTCGACCGTCTGCGAATCATGTTCGAGCGCCCGCAGCGCGTCTGCGACCTGGGCAAACGCTGCGAACACCACCTCGCGATACGCGGCGTTGGATTCGTTATAGGCTTCCACAGCAGCCTTACGCTGGAACCACAATGCGCCGCCATGAAACACAGGCGCCGTCACGCCCGCGGCGACGCTCCAGACTTGCCCGGCCGGTGTTCCGAGAGCATGAAGCACCGCGCTTTCGACACCGCCCGAAGCGGACAACGTGATCTGCGGAAACAGCGCCGCCGTGGCCACGCCGATATCCGCACTCGCCACGTGCAGCGCGGCTTCCGCCTGCAAGATGTCGGGGCGCCGCCGGACGAGCGAAGATGGCAGGGTCTGCGGCAGTACGCCGGGCAATGCGATCTCACCCAACGATAGCTCAGGTGCGCTCCATTGCCCGGGGTACATCCCCGCGAGCAGCGCAAGCAGGTGCTCGGTTTCGTTGCGCTTCTGCTCGAGTCCAGGCAGCGACGCCTCGAGCGTCGCCAGTTCGTTCTGAAGCGACAGCACGGCCGACCACGCGCTCGTGCCCGCCGCAACCTGGGCTTCCGTAATGTGAACCTGTTCGCGCACGAGTTCGAGTATTTCATGCGTCGCGGCAATTTCGTCGCTATAGGCAGCCCGGGCGATCATCGCATTGACGACATTTGCGGCCAGCGTCAGGTACGTCGCGACAAGCGCATAGCGTTGCGCATCCGTTTGTGCGGCGAGCGCTTCGACCTGCCTGCGCTCGCCGCCCCAGATGTCGAGCGTGTAGCTGACGGTCGCTGACAGCGTAAACAGATTGAAGATCGATGCCGGCGCGTCGATGCCTGTGCGCAAGGAAGAAAACCGCTGACGGGACGCGTCGCCCTGTGCATCGACTTGAGGAAAAAACACGCCGGCACCTGCGCGCAACAGGTATTCGCTACGCCGCAACGTCGCCTCTCCGTGTTCGAGCGTGACGTTGCCCGTCAAGGCCTCATCGACGGCCATGTCGATCGCGTGGCAGCCGAACGAGGTCCACCAGTCGTCGCGCAACTGAACGGCGGGTGACAAGGCCTGCTGCTGTCTCTCGGATGCGATGCTCAATGCGTCCGATGCGTCATAGCGTTCGACACGCGGCGTGGCGGGCCGCGAAAAATTCGGACCGACCGTGCACGCCGCGACGAGCACGACGCCCGCTGCCAGCGCCGCGGCTCGCGTAATACGCGCGACCGTACCGCACCTGCAGCGCTCAACTGGCGGCAATGTACACATCGACGATCTGCCCTGGGAACAGACGTGTCGGCTGCTGCGTGACGACCCGGAAAGCACGGGCAAGACGCGCACGTCGACACGTTCGGTACGCTGGTCCGTCAACTGGATTTTCGGCGTCACATACGGCTGCACGCGCATGAATTGCAGATCCGCCTGCACCGACGTGCCGCGAATGAACATGCGCGCTTTCAACCCATGCAGATCCGGCAACCGGCTAATCAGGATCTCGTCGACATAGCAGCGCACAGCCAACTGGTTCGACGGCGTGCCGAGAACGAGCACGGGTGCGCTGCCCTGCGCATAGGTGTCGTACACGCCCTGAGGAGACAGATACGCCCCGGGCGCGGCGTTGACCGACAGTACCACACCGTCGGCGGGCGCACGCAGCGTGTACCGATCGAGTTGCGCCGATGCCGATTCGACGGCCTTGCGCAGCGCCTCGACCTGGCGCTCCTGGTTGCGCACGTCGTATGTCCACGCGCCCGCGCGAGTCAACCGGTACTGCCGCGTGACCACTTCCAGGTTTGCGCGCGCAACAGCAACGCCGTTCGCGGCATTGTCGAGCGTATCGCGGCTGACGGCTTTCGCGTCGATCTCGTACGCATGTTTCTGTTTGTCGAACTGGTCCTGTGCCATCTTGAGACTGGCCGCCGCCGCCCCGACCTGCGCGCTCGCCACCTCCAGCGTTTCGCGACGCGGCTGTGCGCGCAGTTCGTCCAGCAGCGATTGCGCAGCCTCGGCCTGTGCTTCGAGTTGCGCGACTGTCGCACGCTGCACGGCGTCGTCGATGACCAACAACACGTCTCCACGGCGGACACTGTCGC encodes:
- a CDS encoding bifunctional aminoglycoside phosphotransferase/ATP-binding protein → MTRLSIRRPTTRRPHSTDSATLHGANRIRAARRQVRGVDAAMQRASTYRHPAGRITRIETHISIVYLAGRFAYKIIKPVSPGFADFTAAEARRACCEAQVRLNRPLARGLYLGVLPIKRRGRTLTLESRGRAVEHAVKMRRFDESGLFSSLARSGTLSPRDVDRAANRLAAWHRHAPRDAPLARYGGAALLIAQVDAVNASLQAGYNEPALREIAAWCRQQLAQRADAINRRRANGFVRACHGDLHLDNVMRWRGEVSMFDCIDFDDALRWIDIANDIAFLVMDLRARAGTRLSNRLLNQWLEATGDYAALDLMPLYVAYRALVRALVAYLYSKNGLHPEAAAAARDAARYIETAAAESSKPPPVLLLCHGFSGSGKSVASQALAESSGAVCLSSDVERKRLESTPAATTRLDATHYTQVARHAVYNHLIGLATSVLQAGYSVIVDATFLERRHRDAFFSLGERLGVPTRVLNFHAAPNILAERIVTRQRNRRDASDADTSTLSLQLATAEPLTSAETAQTFAFDTNVPVQAFDDPAFWKPVLDLMSSSVAGPASAASDICRIRCKSENSRYAAEQDSHLPRSASAGRQPRSHDDAQ
- a CDS encoding efflux transporter outer membrane subunit — encoded protein: MCTLPPVERCRCGTVARITRAAALAAGVVLVAACTVGPNFSRPATPRVERYDASDALSIASERQQQALSPAVQLRDDWWTSFGCHAIDMAVDEALTGNVTLEHGEATLRRSEYLLRAGAGVFFPQVDAQGDASRQRFSSLRTGIDAPASIFNLFTLSATVSYTLDIWGGERRQVEALAAQTDAQRYALVATYLTLAANVVNAMIARAAYSDEIAATHEILELVREQVHITEAQVAAGTSAWSAVLSLQNELATLEASLPGLEQKRNETEHLLALLAGMYPGQWSAPELSLGEIALPGVLPQTLPSSLVRRRPDILQAEAALHVASADIGVATAALFPQITLSASGGVESAVLHALGTPAGQVWSVAAGVTAPVFHGGALWFQRKAAVEAYNESNAAYREVVFAAFAQVADALRALEHDSQTVEAQTRAVQAAGEALRLIKEAYRAGTVGYLQILVADGQYHQARIAWLQAIAQRLQDTVALYAALGGGLVSDS
- a CDS encoding DUF1488 domain-containing protein; translation: MQISFPSCRPDYCARDLVLTFPALVDRQSVQCAITAEALEDHFGARSLREEDLIGAFTAHRHEIEVAARRMLNEVGGNPVLLHSGYFRFCI
- the groL gene encoding chaperonin GroEL (60 kDa chaperone family; promotes refolding of misfolded polypeptides especially under stressful conditions; forms two stacked rings of heptamers to form a barrel-shaped 14mer; ends can be capped by GroES; misfolded proteins enter the barrel where they are refolded when GroES binds), whose translation is MSHRTLVFHQDARQLLLNGVNALAEAVKVTLGPGGRNVIVERVAGAPLVANSGVVVAGSVDLSDPYEEMGAQLLREVATRTSEVAGDGTTTATTLAQAIVVEGNKCVTAGHDPMALKRAIEDAGKQVVAELHRLARPCSSVDEMRQIATISASGDASIGALVADAVSRVGKEGAISIEDGSKLDDELETVDGSLLDRGLVSPLFLGEDQRNVVLDEPRVLLCDMNISSIPQLLPILEAVMATDKPLFVIANEIEGEALATLVVNHLRGTFKSCAIRSPGFGESRTEQLADLAALTGATVVSAQTGRMLENATLEELGAARRIEITRDTTTLVAGHGDHARVADRIAGLKKRIDATADGYERENLNRRLAKLSGGVAVIRVGAATETALRERKNRFEDALHSTRAAVEEGFVPGGGVALLRARRVLEHYGDTQAQKIGARIVFDALASPLRQIAQNAGADALAVVHAVAEASDAFGYDAAHGDYADMIERGIVDPVKVARTALQNAISVASLLLTTDCMIVHPPKDRTDRAGRGDWSREFA